TTTAACAATTTCTTTGAAAAAAGAGCTAAATACCCCAAGTTTAAATCTAAGCATGGTAAGCAGTCTATTCAATATCCTCAAAATGTTAAAATTGCTGATCATCAATTAATCCTACCAAAAATAGGGAAAGTATCAGCAATTATTCATCGAGAGATTGAAGGGAAAATTAAAACCGTAACCATCACCAAAAATTGTAGTGAACAATATTTTGCTGCAATTTTATTTGAAGATGGCAAAGATAAACCAGAGTTAATTGCAGAAGGCAAAGCAATAGGTATTGATTTGGGGCTAACTCATTTTGCAATTACCAGTGATGGTTCTAAATTTGATAACCCCAGAATACTTAATAAGCATGAGAAAAACTTAAAATTAAAACAACAGCAATTATCTAGAAAACAAAAAGGCTCTAACAACCGAAATAAAGCTAGAAAGAAAGTTGCTAGAGTTCATAGAAAGATAACTAATTGTAGAGAAGATTTTCTCCATAAACTATCTCGTAGGATAGTTAACGAAAACCAAGTTATTGTGGTAGAAAATCTTCATGTTAAGGGCATGATGCAAAATCACTGCCTAGCCAAATCTATTCAACAAGTTGGTTGGGGAATGTTTTGTACCATGCTTAAATACAAAGCAGAAAATGAAGGCAAAATTTATCAAGAAGTTGATAGATTCTTCCCGTCATCAAAAACTTGTCATGTATGCCTTAATCAAGTGGGAAGTTTGCCACTAGATATAAGATTTTGGACTTGCGAGAAGTGTCAGACCAA
The DNA window shown above is from Anabaena sp. WA102 and carries:
- a CDS encoding RNA-guided endonuclease InsQ/TnpB family protein; its protein translation is MLKIVKVRLYPNAQQQQSLAQAFGSCRWLWNYFLNLMNETYKETGKGLSGYEVKKIIPQLKKEHEWLSLTYSQCLQQVCLNLGVAFNNFFEKRAKYPKFKSKHGKQSIQYPQNVKIADHQLILPKIGKVSAIIHREIEGKIKTVTITKNCSEQYFAAILFEDGKDKPELIAEGKAIGIDLGLTHFAITSDGSKFDNPRILNKHEKNLKLKQQQLSRKQKGSNNRNKARKKVARVHRKITNCREDFLHKLSRRIVNENQVIVVENLHVKGMMQNHCLAKSIQQVGWGMFCTMLKYKAENEGKIYQEVDRFFPSSKTCHVCLNQVGSLPLDIRFWTCEKCQTKHDRDINAAINLRDEGLRILTSGTGDKAMKCGLGGFPHEQLHQEACRPEVSRSNRGRKKSTTVFFAGQEADTVPSGQCG